The following are encoded in a window of Spea bombifrons isolate aSpeBom1 chromosome 2, aSpeBom1.2.pri, whole genome shotgun sequence genomic DNA:
- the TBL2 gene encoding transducin beta-like protein 2, which translates to MIALVAVSVLLGGLVVLLTFLFQKTRAESKPEPSDLKANGQTVPEKQPGKKQKLQKLRKEKPQQHTFAHPLLASALKAHSGNVTCIDFSSNGKYLASCSDDRTVRIWSTKDFLDRDHRCLRANVELDHATHVRFSPDCRAFIVWLGNGETIRVFKMSKKEDGFNFSPASEDFPKKHKAPIINIGIAETGKFIMTASSDTTILIWDLKGEVLATINTNQMNNAYAAVSPCGRFVASCGFTPDVKVWEVCFGKSGEFREVCRAFELKGHSAGMCGFAFSNDSRRMATASKDGTWKLWDTDVEYKKQQDPYLLFTGRWSGNEPCRIALSPDGRIVAISSISDITVFNANTGEVEEEFHSVHGEIITDLTFDTCNRFLVSTGDRAIRLFHNTAGYRAAIADMKDMLKKATNKGMKERLQQQINDAQKALNAVTKKRN; encoded by the exons ATGATAGCCCTGGTAGCGGTGTCTGTGCTTCTCGGGGGGCTCGTAGTGCTGTTAACGTTCCTGTTCCAGAAGACTCGGGCTGAGAGCAAACCGGAGCCGAGCG ATCTTAAAGCAAATGGACAAACGGTACCCGAAAAACAGCCTGGCAAAAAGCAGAAGCTTCAGAAACTGCGCAAAGAAAAACCTCAGCAGCACACGTTCGCTCATCCGCTGCTTGCCTCTGCGCTCAAG GCACATAGCGGAAACGTGACTTGTATAGATTTTAGCAGCAATGGCAAATACCTGGCATCCTGCTCTGATGATAGAACAGTGAGGATATGGAGCACCAAAGACTTTTTGGATCGGGACCACCGCTGCCTGAGGGCTAACGTCGAATTAGACCATGCTACACATGTGCGCTTTAGCCCCGACTGCCG AGCCTTTATTGTTTGGTTGGGAAATGGAGAAACCatcagggtatttaaaatgtccAAGAAAGAAGATGGCTTTAACTTTTCACCTGCCTCTGAGGATTtccccaaaaaacacaaagcaccCATCATTAACATTGGCATTGCAGAAACAG GGAAATTCATCATGACAGCCTCCAGTGATACAACCATTTTGATTTGGGACCTGAAGGGCGAGGTACTGGCAACCATCAATACCAACCAGATGAATAATGCCTATGCAGCAGTATCGCCCTGCGGGAG GTTTGTGGCAAGCTGTGGGTTCACTCCAGATGTGAAGGTGTGGGAGGTGTGTTTTGGTAAGAGTGGTGAATTTCGGGAAGTGTGCCGAGCTTttgaattaaagggacactcggCTGGAATGTGTGGATTTGCATTCTCCAATGATTCCCGTAG GATGGCAACAGCATCGAAAGATGGGACATGGAAGCTGTGGGATACAGATGTTGAATACAAGAAGCAACAAGACCCATACCTGTTGTTCACAGGCCGGTGGTCAGGAAATGAGCCATGTCGTATCGCGTTATCGCCAGATGGCCGCATTGTTGCCATTTCAAGCATCTCGGATATTACAGTATTTAATGCAAATACAGGTGAGGTAGAGGAAGAATTCCACTCTGTACACGGTGAAATCATCACAGACCTCACTTTTGATACCTGTAACAGATTTCTGGTTTCTACTGGAGACCGTGCAATACGTCTGTTCCACAACACTGCTGGGTACAGGGCTGCTATTGCTGACATGAAGGACATGCTCAAAAAAGCCACCAATAAGGGCATGAAGGAACGGCTACAGCAACAGATTAACGATGCTCAGAAGGCACTAAATGCTGTGACCAAAAAGAGAAACTGA
- the MLXIPL gene encoding carbohydrate-responsive element-binding protein, with product MAGGNPGQLPAAATPDSDSDSDSESLRPRLHVIHSGHFMVSSPHSDDRHRAKYSDPFGNIDPTLTRLFECMSLAYSGKLVSPKWKTFKGLRLPWSDKIRLNNAIWRAWYIQYAEKKKTPVCGFVTPLDGSEGDDHRKPEAVVLEGNYWKRRIEVVMKEYNKWRIYYKKRLRKLHKEGKPFQEQKGAPSWRCSEKCTGYPRLEDVCGADEEMLYDLDYFLTDISDTLFTTAHGPSTYDCSHNDYAGNADMIQPELATLQPSLDDLVDISDFFSGPRPMTSQQFPLLVPQHHCFSSHIEGSSTQPRHRIPEQQSSYSSQSESCFSTPPLSSEFVSGAVPCSSPNNELKTLPHYASLNDGFSTDSFNTGPQLSIQCISPNLPVQDQDLMFPPVSSPKHPFPGVTTDSSILNQSAGSSIHGDVYPVYSVTSVHVDSSNMFTMPKTRLTITSQKPPRPAPEDTTRSIPIFNPPHIAAKTDSSAQRTTCGPPGPSMTTGGRLDSLSFRSIAPAVPPSVPPSTQCTLGFPPPPPIFLSPAFYGRSSVEVSDSSSLSCSPLPPKTERLSPTSACGGERRDSLSMPSAPTPKCWSKTERKVNSRRIMHISAEQKRRCNIKLGFDTLHSLVTTLHGQPNKLSKATTLQKTADYICKLQQERVQLQEETQRLRCQIQEFNDSINLCQQQLPASGVPVSHQRFQHMRQMFQTYVQTRTLQNWKFWLFSFIIRPLFDSFNRMVSTASIRDLRETSLEWLEQHCSLPALRPAVLSSLCQLSTSTSILADPTILPDQAVQAVTRGDSGDSVF from the exons tgGAAAGCTGGTTTCCCCCAAATGGAAGACTTTTAAGGGATTACGGCTTCCCTGGAGTGATAAGATCCGCCTGAACAATGCAATCTGGAGAGCCTGGTACATACAGT ATGCAGAGAAAAAGAAGACCCCAGTGTGTGGGTTTGTAACACCATTAGATGGATCAGAAGGAGATGACCACAGGAAACCAGAG GCCGTGGTGTTAGAAGGTAACTACTGGAAACGTCGGATAGAAGTAGTGATGAAGGAGTATAACAAATGGAGAATTTACTATAAGAAACGA CTTAGGAAACTTCACAAAGAGGGCAAGCCATTCCAGGAGCAAAAG ggtGCACCCTCTTGGAGATGCAGTGAGAAGTGTACTGGATACCCTCGGTTGGAAGACGTATGTGGGGCTGATGAAGAGATGTTGTATGACCTGGATTACTTCTTAACGGATATCTCTGACACCCTGTTCACCACAGCTCACGGCCCCTCTACTTATGACTGCTCACACAATG ATTATGCAGGTAATGCAGACATGATACAACCAGAACTGGCGACTTTACAACCTAGTCTGGATGATTTAGTGGATATATCAG ACTTCTTTAGTGGGCCTCGGCCTATGACTTCCCAGCAGTTCCCACTGTTGGTTCCACAACATCACTGCTTCTCCAGCCACATTGAGGGATCCAGCACTCAACCACGTCATAGGATTCCAGAG CAACAGAGTTCTTACAGTTCGCAGTCAGAGTCCTGTTTTTCTACTCCTCCTCTGTCCTCTGAGTTCGTCAGTGGCGCAGTACCTTGCTCCTCACCCAACAATGAGCTGAAAACACTACCACATTATGCTTCACTCAATGATGGCTTTTCCACTGATTCTTTCAATACTGGACCCCAGTTATCCATACAGTGTATTTCCCCAAATCTCCCTGTACAAGACCAGGATCTGATGTTCCCACCAGTGTCCAGCCCCAAGCATCCTTTTCCCGGTGTGACAACTGACTCCAGCATCCTAAACCAATCTGCGGGCTCTTCCATCCACGGTGATGTCTACCCTGTGTATTCAGTGACTTCAGTACATGTTGATTCCTCTAACATGTTCACAATGCCTAAAACACGACTCACAATAACAAGCCAGAAGCCACCAAGGCCTGCACCAGAGGATACCACAAGGTCTATCCCGATTTTTAACCCACCACACATTGCAG CCAAGACAGATTCTTCAGCACAGAGAACCACCTGTGGGCCACCTGGACCTAGTATGACG ACAGGTGGAAGGTTGGATTCACTCTCTTTCCGTAGCATCGCACCTGCTGTGCCGCCATCGGTGCCTCCATCCACACAGTGTACTCTTGGCTTCCCTCCACCTCCTCCCATATTTCTGAGTCCAGCATTTTATGGCCGGAGTAGTGTTGAGGTTTCTGACTCCTCATCCTTATCCTGCTCTCCTCTCCCTCCTAAAACAGAGAGACTTTCACCAACTTCAGCTTGCG GCGGTGAACGCAGAGACTCGCTCAGCATGCCCAGCGCTCCGACTCCTAAGTGCTGGAGCAAAACTGAAAGAAAG GTGAACAGCCGACGGATTATGCACATCTCAGCCGAGCAGAAACGACGGTGTAACATAAAATTAGGCTTTGACACACTGCACAGTCTCGTGACTACTCTGCATGGGCAACCCAACAAG CTGAGCAAGGCAACCACTCTGCAGAAGACAGCGGATTACATCTGTAAACTGCAGCAAGAAAGAGTTCAACTGCAAGAGGAAACTCAACGCCTCCGCTGCCAGATACAGGAATTCAACGACAGCATCAA CTTATGCCAGCAGCAACTCCCAGCCTCTGGAGTGCCTGTCAGCCACCAACGCTTCCAGCACATGCGTCAAATGTTCCAGACCTACGTGCAAACAAGGACCTTACAAAACTGGAAGTTCTGGCTT TTCAGCTTCATTATCCGCCCGCTCTTTGATTCATTTAATAGGATGGTTTCCACAGCAAGTATTCGAGATCTGAGAGAGACGTCATTGGAATGGCTGGAACAGCACTGCTCCCTACCTGCCCTGAGACCCG CTGTGCTCAGTTCGTTGTGCCAGCTCAGCACCTCAACATCAATTCTCGCAGACCCGACCATCTTGCCTGATCAAGCTGTCCAGGCCGTGACGAGAGGAGACAGCGGGGACAGCGTCTTTTAG